The Chitinimonas arctica region GTGCCGTCACATCCTGCGGGCTTCCACCCTCTTAAAAGACATCCAGCGGGATTTTCAGATAACGCTTGCCATTGGCTTCGGCCGGCGGCATTTGACCGGCGCGGATATTGACCTGGATGGCCGGCAGGATCAGCGTCGGCATGGCGAGGCCGCTGTCCCTGGCTTGGCGCATCGCCACGAACGCGGCTTGGTTTATTCCCGCGTGGATATGGATATTGTGTCTGCGCTGCTCGCCAACGGTGCTCTCCCATGCCGCGCACCTGCCGCCGGGCGGATAGTCGTGGCACATGAACAAGCGGGTGGCGTCCGGCAGCGACAACAAGCTTTGCACCGATTGATAGAGCGTGGCAGCATCACCCCCCGGAAAATCGCAGCGGGCGGTGCCGACATCGGGCATGAACAAGGTATCGCCGACGAAAACGGCATCACCTATCCGATAAGCCAGGTCGGCGGGTGTATGGCCGGGTACGAATAGCGCATGGCAGGCCAGTCCGCCTATGCTGAAGCTTTCGTCGGCGCGGAACAGGTGGTCGAACTGGCTGCCGTCCGTTTGAAAGTCCGGTTCCAGATGAAAGAGTTCGCGAAAGGTGCTTTGTACCGTGCTGATATGCTCGCCGATGGCGATACGGCCACCCAGTTGGCGCTGTAGATAAGGCGCGGCGGATAGGTGGTCGGCATGCGCATGGGTCTCCAGGATCCAGTCCACCTGCAAATCCTGGCCGCGCACGAAGGCGACCATACGATCCGCATTGACGGTGGTGGTGCGGCCAGAGCGGATATCGAAATCGAGAACCGGGTCGATCAGGGCGGCATGTCCGCCTTGCCGTTCGTAGGCCACATAGCTGACGGTGCCGGTGGCAGGGTCAAAAAAAGCTTCAACCTGGGGGATGTCGTGCATGCTGGTCAGTCCGTTTTTTTCACTAGGCTCGCGCCCATCATATTCATATATGGCG contains the following coding sequences:
- a CDS encoding MBL fold metallo-hydrolase; the encoded protein is MHDIPQVEAFFDPATGTVSYVAYERQGGHAALIDPVLDFDIRSGRTTTVNADRMVAFVRGQDLQVDWILETHAHADHLSAAPYLQRQLGGRIAIGEHISTVQSTFRELFHLEPDFQTDGSQFDHLFRADESFSIGGLACHALFVPGHTPADLAYRIGDAVFVGDTLFMPDVGTARCDFPGGDAATLYQSVQSLLSLPDATRLFMCHDYPPGGRCAAWESTVGEQRRHNIHIHAGINQAAFVAMRQARDSGLAMPTLILPAIQVNIRAGQMPPAEANGKRYLKIPLDVF